One Scophthalmus maximus strain ysfricsl-2021 chromosome 9, ASM2237912v1, whole genome shotgun sequence genomic region harbors:
- the ids gene encoding iduronate 2-sulfatase isoform X1, which produces MYSCVPVCFLPLALLSLTPAAVARRERRNVLFVIADDLRTSLGCYGDPLAKSPNLDQLASRSQVFLNAYAQQAVCAPSRTSLLTSRRPDTTRLYDFKSYWRVHSGNYTTLPQYFKSRGYFTMSVGKVFHPGIASNYSDDYPYSWSIPAYHPASFQFEKKKMCKGEDGNLHANLLCAVNVTEQPGGTLPDLESTDEAVRLLKSRAAADVPFFLAVGLHKPHIPFRIPQEYLSLYPIKEMTLAPDPSVPKSLPPVAYNPWTDVRKRDDVQKLNISFPYGPIPKDFQLQIRQHYYAAVSYVDAQVGRLLSTLDNLGLADKTMVVFTSDHGWSLGEHGEWAKYSNFDVATRVPLIFYVPDVGTRRGRLGESTFPFIDVLTKSEYSFKNDRVRQNVVELVDLFPTVSYMAGLRAPKPCPDVSYQEELCTEGDNLAYTFRHRERGEDEEAVSFSQYPRPADTPQENSDLPDLRDIKVMGYSLRTWDYRYTLWLGFNPQTFQVNVSDVHAGELYMLADDPGQDKNVYSDSDHSVLMKKMTPLPHTVTLQTRMKLQLLYLTAGMKANRGKA; this is translated from the exons ATGTACTcgtgtgtcccagtgtgtttTCTGCCGCtggctcttctctctctgactcccGCTGCTGTCGCGAGAAGAG agaGGAGAAACGTCCTCTTCGTCATCGCAGATGATCTGCGGACGTCGCTGGGCTGCTACGGGGACCCGCTGGCGAAGTCGCCCAACCTCGACCAGCTGGCGTCCAGAAGCCAAGTTTTCCTCAACGCGTATGCTCAG CAAGCCGTGTGCGCTCCCAGTCGAACGTCACTGCTGACCAGCCGCAGGCCGGATACAACCAGGCTCTATGACTTCAAATCCTACTGGAGGGTCCATTCAGGAAACTACACCACTCTGCCTCAGTACTTCAAATCCAGAGGCTACTTCACCATGTCGGTGGGCAAAGTTTTTCATCCAG gCATCGCCTCCAACTACTCCGATGACTACCCATACAGCTGGTCCATCCCTGCATACCACCCGGCTTCATTTCAGTTCGAGAAGAAAAAG ATGTGTAAAGGAGAGGACGGTAACCTCCACGCCAACCTGCTGTGTGCGGTGAACGTGACGGAGCAGCCCGGGGGAACCCTGCCGGACCTGGAGAGCACAGACGAGGCAGTGAGGCTACTGAAGAGCCGGGCCGCCGCCGACGTGCCGTTCTTCTTAGCCGTGGGCCTTCACAAACCGCACATACCCTTCAGGATACCACAG GAGTACCTGAGCCTATATCCCATTAAAGAAATGACCCTGGCCCCTGACCCCAGTGTCCCGAAATCCCTTCCCCCTGTGGCCTACAACCCATGGACAGACGTGAGGAAGAGGGACGATGTCCAAAAGTTGAACATTAGCTTTCCTTACGGACCGATTCCTAAAGACTTCCAG CTGCAGATCCGTCAGCACTACTATGCCGCTGTGTCGTACGTTGATGCTCAGGTGGGACGGCTGCTCAGCACCCTTGACAATCTCGGGCTGGCTGACAAAACAATGGTGGTGTTCACCTCGGATCACG GTTGGTCATTAGGAGAACACGGTGAATGGGCTAAATACTCTAATTTTGATGTGGCGACACGCGTCCCTCTCATCTTTTACGTTCCCGATGTCGGCACACGCCGCGGCCGGCTGGGAGAGTCGACTTTCCCCTTTATTGACGTCTTAACGAAATCAGAGTACAGCTTCAAGA ATGACAGAGTTAGACAAAACGTGGTGGAGTTGGTGGATCTTTTTCCTACAGTCTCCTACATGGCCGGCCTCAGAGCACCTAAACCTTGTCCGGATGTTTCTTATCAG GAGGAGCTGTGCACAGAGGGAGACAACCTGGCCTACACTTTCAGACACcgggaaagaggagaggacgaggaagcGGTATCTTTCAGCCAGTACCCTCGACCTGCTGATACACCACAG GAGAACTCTGACCTCCCGGACCTGAGAGACATAAAGGTCATGGGTTACTCTCTACGCACCTGGGACTACAGGTACACACTCTGGCTGGGATTCAACCCTCAAACATTTCAG GTGAACGTATCTGACGTCCACGCTGGAGAGTTGTACATGTTGGCCGACGACCCCGGGCAGGACAAGAACGTCTACAGTGACTCCGACCACAGTGTGTTGATGAAGAAGATGACCCCCCTGCCTCAC ACTGTGACTCTGCAGACGAGAAtgaagctgcagctcctctaCCTCACAGCAGGGATGAAGGCGAACAGAGGGAAGGCGTGA
- the ids gene encoding iduronate 2-sulfatase isoform X2 yields the protein MYSCVPVCFLPLALLSLTPAAVARRERRNVLFVIADDLRTSLGCYGDPLAKSPNLDQLASRSQVFLNAYAQQAVCAPSRTSLLTSRRPDTTRLYDFKSYWRVHSGNYTTLPQYFKSRGYFTMSVGKVFHPGIASNYSDDYPYSWSIPAYHPASFQFEKKKMCKGEDGNLHANLLCAVNVTEQPGGTLPDLESTDEAVRLLKSRAAADVPFFLAVGLHKPHIPFRIPQEYLSLYPIKEMTLAPDPSVPKSLPPVAYNPWTDVRKRDDVQKLNISFPYGPIPKDFQLQIRQHYYAAVSYVDAQVGRLLSTLDNLGLADKTMVVFTSDHGWSLGEHGEWAKYSNFDVATRVPLIFYVPDVGTRRGRLGESTFPFIDVLTKSEYSFKNDRVRQNVVELVDLFPTVSYMAGLRAPKPCPDVSYQITCLFSKEITPQEQNRDLFRHLGTEQHGQTKRIER from the exons ATGTACTcgtgtgtcccagtgtgtttTCTGCCGCtggctcttctctctctgactcccGCTGCTGTCGCGAGAAGAG agaGGAGAAACGTCCTCTTCGTCATCGCAGATGATCTGCGGACGTCGCTGGGCTGCTACGGGGACCCGCTGGCGAAGTCGCCCAACCTCGACCAGCTGGCGTCCAGAAGCCAAGTTTTCCTCAACGCGTATGCTCAG CAAGCCGTGTGCGCTCCCAGTCGAACGTCACTGCTGACCAGCCGCAGGCCGGATACAACCAGGCTCTATGACTTCAAATCCTACTGGAGGGTCCATTCAGGAAACTACACCACTCTGCCTCAGTACTTCAAATCCAGAGGCTACTTCACCATGTCGGTGGGCAAAGTTTTTCATCCAG gCATCGCCTCCAACTACTCCGATGACTACCCATACAGCTGGTCCATCCCTGCATACCACCCGGCTTCATTTCAGTTCGAGAAGAAAAAG ATGTGTAAAGGAGAGGACGGTAACCTCCACGCCAACCTGCTGTGTGCGGTGAACGTGACGGAGCAGCCCGGGGGAACCCTGCCGGACCTGGAGAGCACAGACGAGGCAGTGAGGCTACTGAAGAGCCGGGCCGCCGCCGACGTGCCGTTCTTCTTAGCCGTGGGCCTTCACAAACCGCACATACCCTTCAGGATACCACAG GAGTACCTGAGCCTATATCCCATTAAAGAAATGACCCTGGCCCCTGACCCCAGTGTCCCGAAATCCCTTCCCCCTGTGGCCTACAACCCATGGACAGACGTGAGGAAGAGGGACGATGTCCAAAAGTTGAACATTAGCTTTCCTTACGGACCGATTCCTAAAGACTTCCAG CTGCAGATCCGTCAGCACTACTATGCCGCTGTGTCGTACGTTGATGCTCAGGTGGGACGGCTGCTCAGCACCCTTGACAATCTCGGGCTGGCTGACAAAACAATGGTGGTGTTCACCTCGGATCACG GTTGGTCATTAGGAGAACACGGTGAATGGGCTAAATACTCTAATTTTGATGTGGCGACACGCGTCCCTCTCATCTTTTACGTTCCCGATGTCGGCACACGCCGCGGCCGGCTGGGAGAGTCGACTTTCCCCTTTATTGACGTCTTAACGAAATCAGAGTACAGCTTCAAGA ATGACAGAGTTAGACAAAACGTGGTGGAGTTGGTGGATCTTTTTCCTACAGTCTCCTACATGGCCGGCCTCAGAGCACCTAAACCTTGTCCGGATGTTTCTTATCAG ATAACGTgcttattttcaaaagaaattacaccgcaggaacagaacagagacCTTTTCAGGCATCTCGGTACAGAACAACATGGCCAGACAAAACGAATCGAGAGGTAA
- the dcps gene encoding m7GpppX diphosphatase, which yields MKRAAESNMADTASKRETDRDEADESAHKVKRTEADGENGPGHDGEESENILSGFKTSSVLSDSAREKNIFIHGKLADQEAVVILEKTPIREETLAEIFSGSRLKLDLRNDIYSTYRLQAPPHLNEIKTTVVCPATEKHIKKYKRQENFLVEETGTDYRSITLPYIQKQSFSVQWVHNILEKKAEAERVVYEDPDPEVGFVLLPDFKWDQKQVHDLYLIAIVHQRNIRSLRDLTSDHIPLLQNIFQKGKEAILQRYELPASKLRVYLHYQPSYYHLHVHFTTLGYDAPGCGVERAHLLADVIQNLQSDPQYYEKRTLYFPLRADDGLLGKFKEAGRL from the exons ATGAAGCGCGCCGCTGAGAGCAACATGGCAGACACGGCGTCCAAACGAGAAACGGACAGAGACGAAGCCGACGAATCGGCTCACAAAGTGAAGAGGACGGAAGCCGACGGTGAAAATGGCCCAGGACACGATGGAGAGGAGTCTGAGAATATTCTGTCTGGATTCAAAACGTCCAGCGTCTTGAGTGATTCCGCCCGGgagaaaaacatcttcatccaTGGAAAG ttGGCTGATCAGGAGGCCGTGGTCATTCTGGAGAAGACTCCCATCAGAGAAGAAACCCTGGCTGAGATCTTCAGCGGTTCCAGGCTGAAGCTGGACTTGAGAAACGACATCTACAGCACGTATCGGCTGCAGGCTCCCCCCCACCTCAACG AGATCAAGACCACGGTGGTGTGTCCGGCCACGGAGAAGCACATAAAGAAATACAAGCGCCAGGAGAATTTTCTGGTGGAGGAGACGGGGACGGACTATCGGTCCATCACTCTGCCCTACATCCAGAAGCAGAGTTTCAGCGTGCAG TGGGTGCACAACATCCTGGAGAAGAAGGCGGAGGCTGAGAGGGTGGTTTACGAAGATCCGGACCCAGAGGTCGgcttcgtcctcctccctgaTTTCAAATGGGACCAAAAACAG GTGCATGATTTGTACCTGATTGCCATAGTACATCAGAGGAACATCAGGAGTCTGAGAGACCTGACGTCTGATCACATACCGCTGCTGCAGAACATCTTCCAGAAAGGAAAG GAGGCCATCCTGCAGCGCTACGAGCTCCCGGCCAGTAAGCTGCGGGTCTACCTGCACTACCAGCCGTCCTACTACCACCTCCACGTGCACTTCACCACGCTGGGCTACGACGCCCCGGGCTGCGGCGTGGAGCGCGCCCACCTCCTCGCAGACGTCATCCAGAACCTGCAGTCTGACCCGCAGTACTACGAGAAGCGCACGCTGTACTTCCCCCTGAGGGCGGACGACGGGCTGCTCGGCAAGTTCAAGGAGGCGGGAAGACTTTAA